ATACTGTATGAagtgtccagtccagtccagaggCAACATGGCAAAGCTGTTAAGCGTGTATTGATTTTTCACTGCGTTGACGTGTGTTTCTCATCTGTTTTGAAAAGATCCCAATAGTAAGGCAGAGATTCCTTTCATGTCTGTTGATGAGATTGTGGCCGTTTTGGAGGagaaggtatgtgactgctctGAGGACATGCTCCTGGACCTAGCAGACCACTTACTGAGGTATTCATCGCTTATGACTCATATTCAACTCTCTCCAGTAGCAAATTCCAAGACAGATTTCATTGTTTTGTCTAGTAAAAGTATGAATGAAAATCTTTAATCCTGAATTCTTATCTAACAGACCTTTGACAAAAATATATCAGGAAGTGGTGCGGACGACATTTATGTCCTCAACCTCATCAACTTCAGGTGGCAACCGCAAGCAGAATGTGAAAGACCTGCAGGATGAAGTCACTAACTTGTACAACAACATCAAGCTTTTTGATAAGGGCACAAAAGTCTTCTCAGGTATGTCATTTTTTGTTGCTGAAGAAAATAAGGACCACATATGCATTGTGCTTTTGATTTTACATTTTTGTCCAATTAATAAATTAACTAATAATACATTGAATTCTTTTCATCAGATGAAACCCAAGCCAATATTGCCAAGCATGTGCTGAAGACTGTGTGTTCTGATGTCACTAACATCCTAGTCAACTTTGTGGCGTCAGATGGCTTGATTACTTCAGATAGTTCTGGGGCTATTACTAATGAGGTAACAGGCTGAtgtgttgttgatgtttttacCAAACTTTACATTCCTGTATTTAAGTGAGTGAAACTCTATGCCCAATATGATGTGTCCCTCAGGTTCGGTTGAAGATCTTGGGAAAGCTGTCGAATGAAACTAAGGCTCCTCTAATGAGGCTTCACAACAGTCTGAATGGAAAAGTAGGGCACTGGTTCAACTAGAGCATGTCCATTTAACAGTTCTGTTGAAGTTCTGCTAAAACTTACACAAAGAAGACCTGAGTTTTTGTCATTTGCTAGTGGCATAGAAATAGCTTCATTTTGCATAATCTGGTGTGCACATTTCTTTTTACAGAGCATTGAGGACTTTATTGACAGTTTAGAAACTGCAGCAGAAGAATGTGGGTTAATGCTAAAGAGAGGagacaagaagagagagaggtacagtactcgacacacacatgttaaatATGGAGCATCTTAGTGTACagtactcaacacacacatgttcaataTGGAGCATCTTAGTGTACagtactcaacacacacatgtttaataTGGAGCATCTTAGTGTACAGTACTCACATGTTCAATATGGAGCATCTTAGTGTACAGTACTCACATGTTCAATATGGAGCATCTTAGTGCACATTAAAAGCAGAAGGACATTGGGCAGGAGTTGTGTGGTTTCATGTCAGCAATATTTGTGTATCTTGTAACACCTCATTCAAAGGTTTCATCAAGAAGGCACCAATGTTAATTTAGTTGAAACACATCTGCATGTACTCCTTCAGAAAATGATGTACTGTAGATATTGTGGAATTAATTTTAGCCAGCTACACTACTACAGTGATATCAGCTTCAATATGTTTctgagtttctgtgtgtgtgtgtgtgtgtgtgtgtgtgtgtgtgtgtgtgtgtgtgtgtgtgtgctctcacagGCAGGCCCTCTTTCAGCACCGGCAGGCCCTGCTGGAGCAGCTGAAGCTGACGGAGGACCCTGCGCTGGTGCTGCACCTGACCAGTGTGCTGCTGTTCCAGGCCAGCACCCACTGCATGCTGCACGCGCCTGGACGCTGTGTGCCCCAAATTATAGGCACTCTGGTCGGCAAGATCCCTGAGGTGCCGTACCACATTCACCACTACACTGCACAAATCCCCATGCCCTCATTCCACTAACATCAACAACAAATGATTGTTTTCATCTGTTAATAACAGATAAGCAACAACAAAGAAGTTAAAACTGTGGTTTTCCTTTTAGACCACATTTCTATTTTTAGAATTAGTGTTCATTTTAGACCACATTACTATTGCTACATTGCATTTAAATTGTCTTCTAACGTGATGATAGCCATGGATATCCATCTAGGCCATCCAAATAAGTGAATCATTTCTATTTGCCCCATTGGGAAGTGTGTGCTAATGGACTAACTGCAGGTGTGTTTTGCGGCTGTGTAGGATCAGCACAAGCTGCTCTCCCGATACCAGGCCCTGGTGGTCAAGCAGCTGGTGAGCCAGAGCCAGGGGAAGAAGCCGGAGCAGGAAGGAGGGGACAGCCAGGGGGACGACGGCGAGGACATCCACAAAGAGCTGCTCTCGCTGACCGCAGAGGTCAAAGACCTTGTCTTCTCGCAGAAAAAGAACTCTGTGACCGAGGAATAAAACCTGTTGAACTGACAAAAGAATGGATAAATGGTTTAATAAAATTATTAAATGGTTTAATAAAATACGTATGGTAAGCCAGCTATTTGACGCCGCTGCTTTGTGGATATATGTGAAGACTGAATTGGATGAGATATAATTTTCTTTCAACcccataccccccaccccccaagtaGCTGTGGTATTTGGCAGGAAACAGTGCTGTATTCGATTCCAGCCTTACTGTAACTGCACAAATAACCTATGCAATAGTAAAACACATCGGCTGTGAAAGGACAgctacacacactgatacattaATTTAGTTAATTGACATTGTCTCTATTGAACATTGTGGGATAATGTATGTGAATTGAGATAAGTAACCTCAGAGAGGTGGTACTGTAAATAAATGACCTAGCACTGCATTGAAAACAATGCTTATGCCTGTCAGTAAATTGTACATCTTGCCTTAACAGGATAATTCACACAAAAACCTTGGGTTACTCAACCTCCACCAACCAAACAACCAGCCCCCAACtttaatttctcagaaaaaCACATCTATGAGCTAGCCTATCTAGCAGAAGGTCAGCAACCTAAACAAATTGCTTAACATACTTGCACAGGATTTGAAATGGATCATGACTACAATAAGATTGTGCTGGGAGGCAGGTGTGTAGTGACTAACTGTATTTTCATCTATGTGTGTGAACTGTCCCTTGAAGATGTCCCCTCAGTATGGTGCCACATTGCACCCATGTTGTGTCCCTCAGTATGGTGCCACATTGCACCCATGTTGTGTCCCTCAGTTGATAATGCACTTGTAGCGCTCAAAGATACAAATAGTAATTAAAAACCCATCAATACAACCTGTCTAATGTCAGTCTTCTTCTGTCACTTTATTCTCTCCAAAAGGCTTGTACTTCTCATAGCCCACCATGTTGTTACAGTGGAACTGTATCATATCTTTTCACTGTTGCATCAGAGGCTTGGTTATTTGAGCTTGTCCCTAGCAGGCCTCAGAAGTTCTCAAGCAAGAGAGTTTCAGTATGAcagtgcatgtatgtgcatatCTAATTGCATATGTGTATTTTCTCTGATGTAAGGTAATCAAAGTTCATGTATGATGTGAATACACATTCTTTGAGATTACTTTAATTGATTGGCACTATTTTTATGTTCCTATCACTGTTTGATTAATGGCCTTTTGCCATCATGAGTCTATTATGTAGGTCTCCTTACCTAGCATGTAAatatcatttttatttattatttgacattttgttttgatgtttgGTTAACTCCTCAGTACCTGCGTGGTTTGTTTTACATTTGTAGACAACTGTAAAATCTCACATCATAGCATGAAAACAGGTGCATCTCTAGTGGCATCTCCTGTAAATATATATAGACAACCATTATTCTTAGCTATCCTCTGAACATTGAGCATACCGGTAATTATCTGCTCTGTACCTAAAGCAGTGGCTACAATTTGACCGATGAGAGGGAGGAGCACATTTCTAAATGATGAGGAAATGATTTCACTCCTGTCGTGTTGGTGTTACCATGTCAACAGTGATAAGTTGCTCATCTGTGTATGACATTATAAGAGCCCTGGTGAATAGGGAGGATTTGTGTTATCTAACATGATTTTGATGTAGCTCAAAAACAGTCACAACATAGCCTAACTTTAGATATTTATCCATCCATTTATAAATTGGTGCAGTATTACTGTGTTATATGTTACAAAATTGACTTGAAGGGAAACTGCGTAAACAACTGAATTTACAGTAAAAAACACCTTAAGAATTGGAATACCATGACACCAAATGGATTACAAGGGTTGACATGACAGACCATGTAGTAGGCTATATCAAGAGTTAAACTGATATGAGAGATCAGCTGGTGGCTGAGCCATGATTAATCACTGTGTGACTAAGCGAGCCGCTGCAAACAACGATAAACAATCAGGAAAACGATGAGCATAAAACCAAAATAGCCAAATTTGCCAAatagcctttaaaaaaaaaaaaaaatcacacccaTTTGTGGAAAATGTTCTAATAGGATGGACGATAATGGATACATgctaatgatgatgatggtgatgattacATTAGGCTTTGAGGATTTTACTTTGCATTTTGGAGACCTAAATTCATGTGAACAGACATGTTGCAGAACCTCACTTAATTAATTAACCAACTTCATGCTAAACACCTTTTGCTAAATGCTAGCTGTCTTGTGGGTctagtgtgatttttttttacagctaCTTCTTCTGTCAGATGCAAGACACGTGCAACACACATATACTGACTCTGTAGACACGTGCTCCTTATTGCCATGGAAACAAGGAAGAGCTATCTCAAGCACAAACCACATTTTTCAAGGTGAGAATTCTGATCCCACTTTTCTGCTTGGTAGGCTATGGTGTCTAAAATAACACTAACAGCTGATTAGGTCTGTACTGTTGGGGGAATCACCAGACACTAACACAGCACCCTGACAGACAAAACAGTCTGTTAGGTCTATTCAGACTACTTCAGTTGACAACAGAAGGGAGGACTTCACTGGAAAGGAGATTCATATATTTTGAAAAAGGACAAGGTTCTCTCAAGGTTAAGGTTTACAAAATGCTGGCAATTGAGAGTTTACACAATCTCATCTGAAATGGTGATTTTTATTGTTGCATTAATAATTCCTTTTAGCTTAGTTTACATCAGGTTCAGTCTAATTTACTGGGCTATATATCACCTACAAGATGACACAGATTTAAAACTATTTGTTCAAGATGACCAGATTCCATGTTTAAAGACCAACATATTCATAACAATGACCAATTATCAGGAGCAATTAATGCTACATAACATGAGCAGAAGTAGAATGCTAATATTTCAGTCGTGATATGGGCAGGCCAACGGCTTACACATGATTCTTTGCACAGTATCTCATAGTGTTAGTTAATATGATCCATAACACAAAGTAAATAAATGATTTTTGGCAACACAAGATATATTGTTACAAAATATTTGACTTAATGTTATTTCCTCTGTTCTAAAGTTCCATACTATGTCTAGTTACAACAATCGACAGACATAATTATGTGTGATAGCCAACAGAATTATAAAAGGACTCTTTATGTTCTTTAATACGATGCTATTATGAGAGCTAATgactcacacagcacagctcaatgattcaaatgtagcctatgcctTTAATATTGGTCACATGGAAATAGCCAGCTAAACGACTAAATATCAATACTTTAACATTAAAAACATTACATGAATAAAGCAGCTTCGACTGGGCAGCTGTTTGCATCATCAGGTTCCTAGGTGATCCAGTTCTCATGATCACATATGGAACAGGAAAACATCAGGGAGTTTAATTCTTTAGGGCTGAAGAGGCGgggctttttttgtttttgctcgTTGGAAACCATTCTCTGGCATACAGAGCATAAGTTAACATCAATTAGGTGGTCAGTCAAAAGCATCAGTGTCTGAcagcaaaaacatttttaatggTTCAACCATTGTGAACATTTTCTTTctatatttcttttccctgCATATACAGTGGTCTCATGGATAATTGCAAATTGTGAGTAGAATGTCCATACAGGCATGCCATTTCTCAGGAGCAAGGTACTTTTCTCAGAGCATAAAGCCTTGCATCTCTCCAGCATCTCTTGAGACAGCCGTAAGTTCCTGTTGCTTAGTAATGGCACCCTGAGCTATGATTAAGGTGAGCTTCAAAGAGCTGAACGTACTCATTAGCTACTGCTGGCAGAATAATGAATTCCACGGAGGACACTGATTAAGAAAATCATCGTTTGTATTTACAAAGCTGAGAGGAATAAACTCAACCCAGCGCTAGCTGCATTTGAATTATCCTCATCTAAATTAAACTGGCTAGACAACCAGAGGCCCACTGGGGATGCCTACCCCTGAAACCCACACCCTAAAACGCCATCTAACCTCTCTTGGATTTCCTGCCCTTTGGCGTCTGACTCATTGGGCTGTCTGCACCCTCTCTTTGGGCATTCATTCGGTCAAATACGCTCATTACCAATATTCTGAAGAGACCTACAACACAATGAATTACACAATTTAAATTCCAAAGAAAGTTTAATTCAGAAATTACCTATTAAACATTCAAGCATTCAAACAGAGCGTTTCATATTTTCTAATGTGAACTTCCAATTTATAGATCATAAAGAAGCATTATTCTGTACAGGTGAAAATCGGCTGGCTTTAGAAATAAAGACACTGATAAGGAACAATGATATGTAGAGCATACAAAACGCTGTTAAACCAGCAGAGTCCAGTCAGGTGCTGCTACTCTGGCATCtgaaataaatggtttataTGCCATTTAATTGGGGCATCAAGAGTCAAAAacaagacacaaatacacaacagaTAATGTCTTCCTGTGCAAATGCTCTGAGGAGGGAGGCAAATCCTCAGAGGTAATCACCACTTATCTTACCACTGTGAAAATAAAAACTCCCTCAACTACAGTTTCCTCTCACAATATCATTTTACAAAAATAGTCTACACAAGCAGACATAACTGCATGTGATGTGTGACACCTGTCTTCTGTAACAGATGCAAGAATTCATATACACTATGTAAAATATAGTTTGACAAACAGTACATTTAAGGAGCGTGCAGATTACTTATGGAAATGCTCTTTTCCATTGTATACACTCTTCACTTGTGATTCATGTTCACAGCCTCAATAACAATCAAGTTAACCAGTCTGGAAAAGTAGACTGGGTTTATCTTAAGGAAACTTAAAGACACTTTAAACAATACTAACAATGTAACAAATATCCACATTGTATTACATTCAATATAATTGTACAGTACACTGAAATTGCACATTTTCACCAGATATAGCAGCATCCTGACTGGTGTTCCCTAAACAAAACATTCTAGTACATATCAATGGCAACAAACGATTTTCAGGTTGTTCAACCATCAATTTAAGCACTTAATTTACAGGCTTTGTAAACTTGATTTCCACAGAGCAAAGACACATCCTTAGAAAGCAAAAAACAATCACAGCTTACTACAATTAGTTAGAAATGTCTTAAAAGGAAAGGATCACTTCAGCTGTGATTCAAGTCAATTGTTATACCACAGAacgatgctctccacacacgtAGATGGCACTCGGGCGGATCCGCCTCTTAGTATGGCCAGGCAGCTGGGGGAGAAACTTAAAGTACTTGGGCATCAAATCAAGGCAGGCGTCGCGGAACTTCTTGATTCTCCAGTAGTAGATAAGGGGATTTAAAGCCGACTTGAGGTAGCACAACCAGAGGAGCCAGGTGCTGATCTCAAAGAAGCTGTTCTTGTGGTAGAAGCCACTGCTGAAGGTCGAGACTAGACTGTACGTGGTGAATGGGGCCCAGCATACAGTGAATAtggagaagaggatgaggatggtGGTGAAGGCACGCGTCTTAAAGCTCATGTCAATGTTCATTTGGAAGGGCCTCTGCAGGCTCATAAGGCCCAGTTTACTGGCCTGACTCAGACTGATGCTGTCAGGATGACTGTGGATGCGAATAGTGTTATGGCGGATGGTGTTCAGGATTCCCATAAAGGTGTACAGCATGACCATGAATGGTACAAAGAAGAAGACTAGCATAATTAGCACAACGTAGGCATGATAGCCAGGTTCACCGGTGtagccaaacacacactgtgggGCTCTGGGGGGGATCTGTAGAGATGGCTGCCCAATAGCCAGAGGGAAGGAGAAGCAAAACGACAAGCCCCATGAGATTCCAATGAGAACCTTGGCTCTGCGTGGACTTAGCTTGTCTTGTTTCTGTACAATGATGAGGAAGCGATCCACGCTAATTATAAGCAGGATCGCCACCCCTTCAATGACAAAGAGCCAAAAGAACATGGCTGACACCCTGCAGAAGATGTCCCCAAAGATCCAATTTGTGGTTACAGCGGTCACCAAGGCAAACGGCATGTTCAGGACTGCCAGCATCATGTCTGCAAACGCTAGGCTAGCCAACAAGATGTTGATGGCAGAGCGCATGGCAGCACGCTGATAGACCATCAGACACACCACCACATTACCAAGGAAGGCCACCAACAGGATTGCAACGATGACGGTGCAGAAGAA
The nucleotide sequence above comes from Alosa sapidissima isolate fAloSap1 chromosome 6, fAloSap1.pri, whole genome shotgun sequence. Encoded proteins:
- the gpr63 gene encoding probable G-protein coupled receptor 63, with product MVYATHTTITHAVEVNTTFASLVGFGALNSTQHPEAHQEMERASAENSSVGYRTFSEPVSLASQDTEPGLSLPLQIFFCTVIVAILLVAFLGNVVVCLMVYQRAAMRSAINILLASLAFADMMLAVLNMPFALVTAVTTNWIFGDIFCRVSAMFFWLFVIEGVAILLIISVDRFLIIVQKQDKLSPRRAKVLIGISWGLSFCFSFPLAIGQPSLQIPPRAPQCVFGYTGEPGYHAYVVLIMLVFFFVPFMVMLYTFMGILNTIRHNTIRIHSHPDSISLSQASKLGLMSLQRPFQMNIDMSFKTRAFTTILILFSIFTVCWAPFTTYSLVSTFSSGFYHKNSFFEISTWLLWLCYLKSALNPLIYYWRIKKFRDACLDLMPKYFKFLPQLPGHTKRRIRPSAIYVCGEHRSVV